One genomic segment of Thiothrix subterranea includes these proteins:
- a CDS encoding FMN-binding glutamate synthase family protein, producing MTDTQGFIATSIDFMVALSVLLVGVGILLVLVVYIMDVTQTHTALLRNYPVIGHFRYWLEHLGEFFRQYFFAMDREELPFNRAQRNWAYRAAQNVSNTVAFGSTKDLRRTGAVMFINSAFPTLDEDAVHCSPMTVGADCREPYTTDALFCISGMSYGALSKPALQALSHGAKQAGIWLNTGEGGLAPYHLEGGCDIVFQIGTAKNGVRDLDGQLDDGKLREVASHPQVKMFEIKLSQGAKPGKGGILPGGKVTQEIARIRNIRVGEDAISPNRHPEIRCNASLLDMIGRVRTVTGKPTGFKAVISDAAWLDELFAEINQRGISSAPDFIAVDSADGGTGAAPLPLIDDMGLPLRESLPMLVDKLVEYGLRERVRVIASGKLVTPADVAWALCLGADFCVSARGFMFSLGCIQALQCNRNTCPTGITTHDPKLQKGLIPASKRERVAHYAHNMVHEVGMIAHSCGVTEPRRLTRRHARVVLGNGLSVRLDTLYQKTTKLREG from the coding sequence ATGACCGACACCCAAGGCTTCATCGCCACTTCCATCGACTTCATGGTTGCCCTATCCGTCCTGTTGGTGGGCGTGGGCATCCTGCTGGTACTGGTGGTCTACATCATGGACGTGACCCAAACCCACACGGCTCTGTTGCGCAATTACCCGGTGATCGGGCATTTCCGCTACTGGCTGGAACACTTGGGGGAATTCTTCCGCCAGTATTTCTTTGCGATGGATCGGGAAGAACTGCCCTTCAACCGGGCGCAACGTAACTGGGCCTACCGGGCCGCCCAGAACGTCAGCAATACGGTGGCATTCGGCTCCACCAAAGACTTGCGCCGCACCGGGGCAGTCATGTTCATCAACTCCGCTTTTCCTACCCTCGATGAAGATGCCGTGCATTGCAGCCCCATGACGGTTGGTGCGGATTGCCGTGAACCGTACACCACCGACGCACTGTTCTGCATTTCCGGCATGAGCTATGGCGCATTGTCGAAACCGGCACTACAAGCCCTGTCCCACGGCGCAAAACAGGCGGGTATCTGGCTGAACACTGGCGAAGGCGGGCTTGCGCCTTACCATCTGGAAGGCGGTTGCGACATCGTGTTCCAGATTGGCACGGCGAAAAACGGGGTGCGTGACCTCGACGGTCAACTGGATGATGGCAAGTTGCGTGAAGTCGCCAGCCACCCACAGGTCAAAATGTTTGAAATCAAACTGAGCCAAGGGGCAAAACCGGGCAAAGGCGGCATCCTGCCCGGTGGCAAAGTGACGCAAGAGATTGCCCGCATCCGCAATATCCGCGTCGGTGAAGACGCCATCAGCCCCAACCGCCACCCGGAAATCCGCTGCAATGCCAGCCTGCTGGACATGATCGGGCGGGTGCGCACGGTCACGGGCAAGCCCACGGGCTTCAAGGCAGTCATCAGCGACGCGGCTTGGCTGGATGAATTGTTTGCCGAAATCAACCAGCGCGGCATCAGCTCCGCCCCGGACTTCATCGCGGTGGACAGTGCCGACGGCGGCACGGGCGCAGCACCCCTGCCGCTGATCGACGATATGGGCTTGCCTCTACGTGAAAGCCTGCCGATGCTGGTGGACAAACTGGTGGAATATGGCCTGCGCGAACGGGTACGCGTGATCGCCTCCGGCAAGCTGGTCACTCCGGCGGATGTGGCTTGGGCATTATGTCTGGGGGCTGATTTCTGCGTGTCGGCACGCGGTTTCATGTTCTCACTGGGTTGCATCCAGGCATTGCAATGCAACCGTAATACCTGCCCGACCGGCATCACCACCCATGACCCGAAACTGCAAAAGGGGCTGATCCCGGCAAGCAAGCGGGAGCGTGTGGCGCATTATGCCCACAACATGGTGCATGAGGTCGGCATGATTGCGCATTCCTGCGGTGTCACCGAACCGCGCCGCCTGACCCGCCGCCACGCACGGGTGGTGCTGGGCAACGGCTTGTCGGTGCGACTGGATACCCTTTACCAAAAAACCACCAAACTACGGGAGGGTTAA
- a CDS encoding cation:proton antiporter domain-containing protein — MPLRWIFHPTLLVLMGILLSQGLLAAGVETRIGWAELHALAWYGLLPLIVYEMAFRLDAEGMFRSLGLIVWLSAPLLVLQAALAGSLLYAGLGDALEFPALAAFLTALMLAANSPAAVIRVLEPLRLPVRLLAILKGESLFGSLLVLILVSLLLQLEGQTHQPGFLPGFILFTQLFAGGVITGLGLGLAGIAVLHFSRLPVLRGLLSLIGAYLTFVLAEKVLAVSGIVAVMVAGLILNAYRQRADTPSQRWLDRQWQGTALVAAAFMFLLLGFSVYWPILFDQWQAVLLGVLAVMLARGITIALGLWLDGGASTTAQDAATYRPALLWLGGFKGMISILLVFALPEQVAYSYTVQAVVFGVVLTSLLVQAPLLQLFLWVRRKPTPN; from the coding sequence ATGCCACTACGCTGGATATTTCACCCAACCCTGCTGGTACTGATGGGCATCCTGCTGTCACAGGGCTTGCTCGCTGCCGGGGTGGAAACCCGGATCGGCTGGGCGGAACTGCACGCACTGGCCTGGTACGGCCTGTTGCCCCTGATCGTGTATGAAATGGCGTTCCGGCTGGATGCGGAAGGCATGTTCCGCAGTCTGGGGCTGATTGTCTGGCTGTCTGCGCCGTTACTGGTGCTACAGGCAGCCTTGGCGGGCAGCCTGTTGTATGCAGGGCTGGGGGATGCGCTGGAATTCCCGGCATTAGCTGCCTTCCTGACCGCGCTGATGCTGGCCGCCAATAGCCCAGCGGCGGTGATACGGGTGCTGGAACCGCTGCGCCTGCCTGTACGTCTGCTCGCGATCCTGAAAGGGGAAAGCCTGTTTGGCAGCCTGCTGGTGCTGATCCTGGTTTCCCTGTTGCTGCAACTGGAAGGGCAAACCCATCAACCGGGGTTTCTGCCCGGCTTCATCCTTTTCACCCAACTGTTCGCAGGCGGGGTCATCACCGGGTTGGGATTGGGGCTGGCGGGCATTGCGGTACTGCATTTCAGCCGCTTGCCGGTATTGCGCGGCCTGCTGAGCCTGATCGGGGCATACCTGACGTTTGTGTTGGCGGAAAAGGTGCTGGCAGTTTCCGGCATTGTCGCAGTAATGGTCGCTGGCCTGATCCTGAATGCTTACCGCCAACGTGCCGATACGCCATCACAACGCTGGCTGGATCGGCAATGGCAGGGTACTGCGCTGGTTGCTGCTGCTTTCATGTTCCTGCTGTTGGGGTTTTCGGTGTACTGGCCGATCTTGTTCGACCAATGGCAAGCGGTGCTGCTGGGTGTGCTGGCGGTCATGCTGGCGCGGGGCATAACCATCGCACTGGGCTTGTGGCTGGACGGTGGGGCTTCCACCACTGCGCAGGATGCGGCTACCTACCGTCCCGCGTTGCTCTGGCTGGGTGGGTTCAAGGGCATGATCAGCATCCTGCTGGTGTTCGCCCTGCCAGAACAAGTGGCGTACAGCTACACCGTACAAGCGGTGGTGTTCGGGGTGGTGCTGACCAGCCTGCTGGTGCAAGCGCCACTGCTACAACTGTTCCTGTGGGTACGGCGTAAGCCGACACCCAACTGA